From one Populus alba chromosome 17, ASM523922v2, whole genome shotgun sequence genomic stretch:
- the LOC118048715 gene encoding selenium-binding protein 1, whose amino-acid sequence MATGTEVVSDNGHGCCKKGPGYATPLEAMSGPRESLLYVTCVYSGTGIEKPDYLATVDVDPNSPTYSKVIHRLPMPNVGDELHHTGWNSCSSCHGDPSAARRYLILPSLISGRIYAIDTLKDPRAPSLHKVVEPADIVKKTGLAYPHTSHCLASGDVMLSCLGDKDGNAEGNGFLLLDSEFNVKGRWEKPGHSPTFGYDFWYQPRHNIMISSSWGAPAAFTKGFNLQHVADGLYGRHLNVYSWPNGELKQTLDLGDTGLLPLEIRFLHDPSKDSGFVGCALTSNMVRFFKTPDGSWSHEVAISVKPLKVQNWILPEMPGLVTDFLISLDDRFLYFVNWLHGDVRQYSIEDPEKPVLKGQVWVGGLIQKGSSVVAEGEDGKTWQYDVPEIQGHRLRGGPQMIQLSLDGKRLYVTNSLFSTWDRQFYPELMEKGSHMLQIDVDTEKGGLAINPNYFVDFAAEPDGPSLAHEMRYPGGDCTSDIWI is encoded by the exons atggcTACAGGCACAGAAGTGGTGAGTGATAATGGACATGGATGCTGCAAGAAAGGACCAGGTTATGCGACACCACTTGAAGCAATGTCTGGTCCGAGGGAGTCACTTCTCTATGTCACTTGTGTTTACTCtg GAACGGGAATAGAGAAGCCTGATTATCTAGCCACAGTGGATGTTGATCCCAACTCACCTACTTATTCAAAAGTTATCCACAGGCTACCTATGCCAAACGTGGGAGATGAACTGCATCATACAGGATGGAATTCTTGCAGTTCTTGCCATGGAGATCCATCTGCAGCAAGGCGTTATCTGATCCTTCCTTCCTTGAT ATCTGGTCGCATATATGCAATTGACACCCTGAAAGATCCAAGGGCTCCCTCATTGCATAAAGTTGTTGAGCCTGCAGATATTGTTAAAAAGACAGGATTAGCATATCCACACACATCCCATTGCCTTGCTTCTGGAGATGTCATGTTATCATGCCTTGGAGATAAAGATGGAAATGCAGAGGGAAATGGATTTCTTCTACTCGATTCAGAATTCAATGTAAAGGGGAG GTGGGAGAAACCAGGGCACAGTCCAACGTTTGGTTATGATTTCTGGTACCAACCTCGACACAACATAATGATTAGCTCATCATGGGGAGCTCCTGCAGCCTTCACTAAAGGCTTCAATCTGCAACATGTGGCAGATGGTCTTTACGGGAGGCATTTGAATGTCTACAGTTGGCCCAATGGTGAACTGAAGCAGACATTGGATCTTGGCGATACAGGACTCTTGCCATTGGAG ATAAGGTTTCTGCACGATCCTTCTAAAGATTCAGGGTTTGTTGGGTGTGCCTTAACAAGTAACATGGTTAGGTTTTTCAAGACCCCTGATGGATCATGGAGCCATGAG GTGGCAATATCAGTGAAACCATTGAAGGTGCAAAACTGGATTCTCCCAGAAATGCCAGGGCTTGTAACTGATTTTCTCATCTCTCTTGACGATCGGTTTCTGTACTTTGTCAACTGGCTGCATGGAGATGTCCGACAGTACAGCATTGAGGACCCTGAAAAACCTGTCCTGAAAGGACAAGTTTGGGTTGGGGGGCTGATTCAAAAAGGAAGCTCTGTGGTGGCTGAGGGTGAAGATGGAAAAACCTGGCAGTATGATGTTCCAGAAATCCAG GGACATCGATTGAGGGGCGGGCCTCAAATGATCCAGCTGAGTTTAGACGGGAAGCGACTTTATGTCACCAATTCACTTTTCAGTACCTGGGATCGTCAGTTTTATCCGGAACTTATGGAGAAAGGATCTCACATGTTACAGATAGATGTTGACACTGAGAAGGGTGGTCTTGCAATAAATCCAAACTATTTTGTGGACTTTGCAGCTGAACCTGATGGTCCTTCCCTAGCCCACGAGATGAGATATCCAGGTGGTGACTGCACATCAGATATATGGATCTAA